A genomic region of Prionailurus viverrinus isolate Anna chromosome D4, UM_Priviv_1.0, whole genome shotgun sequence contains the following coding sequences:
- the LOC125149866 gene encoding interferon omega-1-like, producing MALLRPLLTALALLTCRPGGSLGCALPGSHAQVSRDNLVLLGQMRRLSPFLCLRARKDFRFPREMLEGGQLREAQAAAAVLRELLQQTFNLLHTERSSAAWSPAPLHGLRSGLHRQLEALDACLVNPQERVGVGEGRKAKFDPKFDLGPGSWPAGRELPCEGFVLPLSVLGSPVSLHVQHLAHHRHGGIHSGPPAIHQDTETSQPTWF from the coding sequence ATGGCTCTCCTGCGCCCTCTGCTGACCGCCCTGGCGCTGCTCACCTGCCGCCCTGGAGGCTCTCTGGGCTGTGCCCTGCCTGGGAGCCACGCGCAGGTTAGCAGGGACAACTTGGTGCTCCTGGGCCAGATGCGGAGACTGTCCCCTTTCTTGTGCCTGCGGGCCAGAAAAGACTTCCGCTTCCCCCGGGAGATGCTGGAGGGCGGCCAGCTCCGGGAGGCccaggccgccgccgccgtccTGCGGGAGCTGCTCCAGCAGACCTTCAACCTGTTGCACACGGAGCGCTCCTCGGCGGCCTGGAGCCCCGCGCCGCTGCACGGACTCCGCTCTGGCCTCCACCGGCAGCTGGAAGCCCTGGACGCCTGCTTGGTGAATCCTCAGGAAAGGGtaggagtgggggaaggaagaaaagccaaGTTTGATCCCAAGTTTGATCTTGGCCCTGGATCATGGCCAGCAGGGCGCGAACTTCCCTGTGAGGGTTTTGTTCTCCCACTCAGTGTACTGGGTTCCCCTGTTTCCCTTCATGTTCAGCACTTAGCTCATCATCGCCATGGGGGCATTCACTCGGGTCCCCCAGCTATTCATCAGGACACAGAAACAAGCCAGCCTACATGGTTTTGA
- the LOC125150655 gene encoding interferon omega-1-like, which translates to MALLRPLLTALALLTCRPGGSLGCALPGSHAQVSRDNLVLLGQMRRLSPFLCLRARKDFRFPREMLEGGQLREAQAAAAVLRELLQQTFNLLHTERSSAAWSPAPLHGLRSGLHRQLEALDACLLQATGEGERGPGMHGPALAIKRYFQDIRVYLEDEGYSDCAWEIVRLEIMRALSSSATLQDSLAIKDGDLGSP; encoded by the coding sequence ATGGCTCTCCTGCGCCCTCTGCTGACCGCCCTGGCGCTGCTCACCTGCCGCCCTGGAGGCTCTCTGGGCTGTGCCCTGCCTGGGAGCCACGCGCAGGTTAGCAGGGACAACTTGGTGCTCCTGGGCCAGATGCGGAGACTGTCCCCTTTCTTGTGCCTGCGGGCCAGAAAAGACTTCCGCTTCCCCCGGGAGATGCTGGAGGGCGGCCAGCTCCGGGAGGCccaggccgccgccgccgtccTGCGGGAGCTGCTCCAGCAGACCTTCAACCTGTTGCACACGGAGCGCTCCTCGGCGGCCTGGAGCCCCGCGCCGCTGCACGGACTCCGCTCTGGCCTCCACCGGCAGCTGGAAGCCCTGGACGCCTGCTTGCTGCAGGCCACGGGCGAGGGAGAGCGCGGCCCGGGGATGCACGGCCCTGCCCTGGCCATCAAGAGGTACTTCCAGGACATCCGCGTCTACCTGGAGGACGAGGGATACAGTGACTGCGCCTGGGAAATTGTCAGGCTGGAAATCATGAGAGCCTTGTCCTCCTCGGCGACCTTGCAAGACAGCTTGGCCATCAAGGATGGAGACCTGGGGTCACCTTGA
- the KLHL9 gene encoding kelch-like protein 9 has product MKVSLGNGEMGVSAHLQPCKAGTTRFFTSNTHSSVVLQGFDQLRIEGLLCDVTLVPGDGDEIFPVHRAMMASASDYFKAMFTGGMKEQDLMCIKLHGVNKVGLKKIIDFIYTAKLSLNMDNLQDTLEAASFLQILPVLDFCKVFLISGVSLDNCVEVGRIANTYNLIEVDKYVNNFILKNFPALLSTGEFLKLPFERLAFVLSSNSLKHCTELELFKAACRWLRLEDPRMDYAAKLMKNIRFPLMTPQDLINYVQTVDFMRTDNTCVNLLLEASNYQMMPYMQPVMQSDRTAIRSDSTHLVTLGGVLRQQLVVSKELRMYDERAQEWRSLAPMDAPRYQHGIAVIGNFLYVVGGQSNYDTKGKTAVDTVFRFDPRYNKWMQVASLNEKRTFFHLSALKGHLYAVGGRSAAGELATVECYNPRMNEWSYVAKMSEPHYGHAGTVYGGLMYISGGITHDTFQNELMCFDPDTDKWAQKAPMTTVRGLHCMCTVGDKLYVIGGNHFRGTSDYDDVLSCEYYSPTLDQWTPIAAMLRGQSDVGVAVFENKIYVVGGYSWNNRCMVEIVQKYDPEKDEWHKVFDLPESLGGIRACTLTVFPPEENPGSPSRESPLSAPSDHS; this is encoded by the coding sequence ATGAAAGTGTCTCTTGGTAACGGCGAAATGGGCGTCTCCGCCCATTTGCAGCCTTGCAAGGCAGGAACCACACGTTTTTTTACCAGCAATACTCACAGTTCGGTGGTATTGCAAGGCTTTGATCAGCTTAGAATAGAAGGATTGCTTTGCGATGTGACACTGGTACCGGGTGATGGAGATGAAATCTTCCCCGTTCACAGAGCTATGATGGCGTCTGCTAGCGATTATTTCAAGGCAATGTTCACGGGgggaatgaaagaacaagatCTAATGTGCATTAAGCTTCATGGGGTGAACAAGGTTGGtctgaagaaaataattgattttatttatactgCAAAACTTTCTCTTAATATGGACAATCTTCAGGACACGCTTGAAGCTGCCAGCTTTTTACAAATCTTACCTGTTTTGGACTTCTGTAAAGTATTTCTTATTTCGGGAGTCTCTTTAGATAACTGCGTTGAAGTTGGACGAATTGCTAACACCTACAATCTCATAGAAGTGGATAAGTATGTCAATAATTTCATCCTGAAGAATTTTCCTGCATTATTGAGTACTGGAGAGTTTCTAAAACTCCCTTTTGAACGGCTTGCCTTTGTGCTTTCCAGTAATAGTCTTAAGCACTGTACTGAACTTGAGCTCTTCAAGGCTGCCTGTCGCTGGCTAAGGTTGGAAGACCCTCGGATGGATTATGCTGCAAAATTAATGAAGAATATTCGATTTCCATTGATGACACCACAGGATCTCATCAATTACGTGCAGACAGTAGATTTCATGAGAACAGACAATACCTGTGTGAATTTGCTTTTAGAAGCTAGCAATTACCAAATGATGCCATACATGCAGCCAGTGATGCAGTCAGATAGAACTGCCATTCGATCTGACTCGACGCACTTGGTCACATTAGGAGGAGTTTTGAGGCAGCAGCTGGTTGTCAGTAAAGAACTGCGGATGTATGACGAAAGGGCACAAGAATGGAGATCTTTAGCCCCCATGGATGCTCCTCGTTACCAGCATGGTATTGCTGTCATTGGAAACTTTCTTTATGTAGTCGGTGGTCAGAGTAATTATGACACGAAAGGAAAGACTGCTGTCGATACAGTTTTCAGATTTGATCCTCGGTATAACAAATGGATGCAGGTTGCATCTTTAAACGAAAAGCGCACATTCTTCCACTTGAGTGCTCTCAAGGGACATTTATATGCTGTTGGTGGGCGCAGTGCAGCTGGTGAGCTGGCCACAGTAGAATGTTACAACCCAAGGATGAACGAGTGGAGCTATGTTGCAAAGATGAGTGAACCGCACTATGGCCATGCCGGAACAGTGTATGGAGGCTTAATGTATATTTCAGGAGGAATTACTCATGACACTTTCCAAAATGAGCTTATGTGTTTTGACCCAGATACAGACAAATGGGCACAGAAGGCTCCAATGACTACAGTCAGAGGTCTGCACTGCATGTGTACAGTTGGAGACAAGCTCTATGTCATTGGCGGCAATCACTTCAGAGGAACAAGCGATTATGATGATGTTCTAAGCTGTGAATACTATTCACCAACCCTGGACCAGTGGACTCCAATTGCTGCTATGTTAAGAGGTCAAAGTGATGTGGGAGTTGCcgtctttgaaaataaaatctatgttgTAGGTGGATATTCTTGGAATAATCGTTGTATGGTAGAAATTGTCCAGAAATATGACCCAGAGAAGGATGAGTGGCATAAAGTTTTTGACCTTCCAGAGTCTCTTGGTGGCATTCGAGCTTGTACTCTCACAGTTTTTCCACCTGAGGAAAACCCTGGGTCACCTTCTAGAGAATCACCTCTTTCAGCACCTTCAGATCATTCTTAG